Proteins encoded within one genomic window of Terriglobus sp. TAA 43:
- the fmt gene encoding methionyl-tRNA formyltransferase, producing the protein MRLVFCGTPHFAVPTLEALIAAGHEVALVLSQPDKPVGRSGEVNPTPVKVAATAHGIPVLQPEKLKTNQELRSTLEASAPDAIIVVAYGRIIPQWMLDLPKHGCLNGHGSLLPRWRGAAPIQWAIAAGDAETGVTTMRLNAGLDTGPMLLKRSVPITDTTTSPELFVSLAQIGAELMAETLAKLEAGTITPEEQDESLMTLAPILTRDDARIDFGLTAREIDQRFRGFQPWPGAFTALRGKKLIVHGLHVASQQSAAAVGTLTIRDGAMEVACGSGSAVVFDEVQLEGKKRMAAAEFLRGFQLKSGEVFG; encoded by the coding sequence ATGAGGCTGGTCTTCTGCGGGACACCGCACTTCGCCGTGCCTACGCTGGAGGCGCTCATTGCCGCCGGGCACGAGGTGGCTCTGGTGCTGTCGCAGCCGGATAAGCCGGTGGGTCGCAGTGGCGAGGTGAATCCTACGCCGGTTAAGGTGGCGGCGACGGCGCACGGTATTCCTGTGCTGCAGCCGGAGAAGCTCAAGACTAACCAGGAGCTTCGCTCCACGCTGGAAGCCAGTGCGCCCGATGCCATCATCGTGGTTGCCTACGGCCGCATCATTCCACAGTGGATGCTGGACCTGCCAAAGCATGGCTGCCTGAACGGGCATGGTTCGTTGTTGCCGCGTTGGCGTGGCGCCGCACCCATTCAGTGGGCGATTGCGGCGGGTGACGCGGAGACTGGCGTGACTACGATGCGGCTGAATGCGGGGCTCGATACCGGACCGATGCTGCTGAAGCGGTCTGTTCCCATTACTGATACGACCACTTCGCCGGAGCTGTTTGTGTCGCTCGCCCAGATTGGTGCGGAGTTGATGGCGGAGACGCTTGCCAAGCTGGAAGCGGGCACCATTACGCCGGAAGAGCAGGATGAGTCGCTGATGACGCTTGCTCCTATCCTGACGCGGGATGATGCTCGCATCGACTTCGGACTCACCGCGCGCGAGATCGACCAGCGCTTCCGTGGCTTTCAGCCCTGGCCAGGAGCGTTTACCGCTCTCCGCGGGAAGAAGCTGATCGTTCATGGATTGCATGTTGCTTCCCAGCAAAGTGCCGCTGCTGTTGGAACGCTCACGATTCGCGATGGAGCGATGGAAGTGGCTTGCGGTTCTGGATCGGCAGTTGTCTTCGACGAAGTGCAGCTTGAAGGGAAGAAGCGGATGGCCGCTGCGGAATTTCTGCGCGGATTTCAGTTGAAGAGCGGCGAAGTCTTCGGTTAG
- the def gene encoding peptide deformylase, with translation MIYPIVKYPEQVLLKKAEPVTEFNADLKKLADDMFESMYAAEGIGLAAPQIGISKRMYVVDLSVGKNPEERLVLINPEIIEKEGKQIEEEGCLSLPDIRDKVSRHFHVRMRAQDVNGKWFEIDGEELLSRAFQHELDHLDGILFIDRLSRLKKDLILRRIRKLIKNGEW, from the coding sequence ATGATTTATCCCATCGTTAAGTATCCGGAGCAGGTGCTGCTAAAGAAGGCCGAGCCTGTTACCGAGTTCAATGCCGACCTGAAGAAGTTGGCGGACGACATGTTTGAGAGCATGTATGCCGCCGAGGGCATTGGCCTGGCTGCGCCGCAGATCGGTATCAGCAAGCGTATGTACGTGGTTGACCTTTCGGTAGGCAAGAACCCGGAAGAACGCCTTGTCCTTATCAACCCGGAGATCATCGAGAAGGAAGGGAAGCAGATCGAGGAAGAGGGCTGCCTCTCGTTGCCGGACATCCGTGACAAGGTGAGCCGCCACTTCCACGTGCGTATGCGCGCGCAGGATGTGAACGGCAAGTGGTTCGAGATCGACGGCGAGGAGCTGTTGTCTCGCGCCTTCCAACATGAGTTGGATCACCTCGACGGCATTCTGTTTATCGATCGCCTTTCTCGCTTGAAGAAGGACCTGATTCTTCGGCGTATTCGGAAGCTCATCAAGAATGGTGAGTGGTAG